The Benincasa hispida cultivar B227 chromosome 9, ASM972705v1, whole genome shotgun sequence genome has a segment encoding these proteins:
- the LOC120086433 gene encoding protein MANNAN SYNTHESIS-RELATED 2-like → MGVDLRQVLAGILTLTMFVMLGHMIKRDHFDSVQEKFPGPTKDVAKVTTMRSVHKKSDVPWKNEALELKQCWSKPESDEGQQSKGYVTFSLTDGPEYHVSQIADAVVVARYLGATLVVPDIRGKELGDKWSFEDIYDIDKFIGSLDGVVKVVKQLPSEISPKKISAVKVPNRVTEDYILEHVEKIFKKSGSIRLATYFPSVNMKKSTTSSDGDSVPCLAMFGTLELQPEISEVIESMTERLKTLSRKSNGQFIAVDLRIEMLGENGCQETSGGKGCYTAQDIALFLKKIGFDKDATIYLTQPRWENSLDDLKDLFPKTYTKESIMPADKKAKFFNSKSSEYEKVIDFYLCSQSDIFVPAISGLFYSNVAGKRIALGKNQILVPATIRESTASASNFISSYITKKNHLAYSCFC, encoded by the exons ATGGGGGTGGATCTGAGACAAGTTTTGGCCGGAATACTCACCCTCACTATGTTCGTTATGCTTGGCCATATGATCAAGCGAGACCACTTTGATTCCGTCCAA GAAAAGTTTCCAGGGCCAACTAAGGATGTTGCAAAAGTAACAACAATGCGCAGCGTCCACAAAAAAAGTGACGTTCCGTGGAAAAATGAGGCTCTAGAGCTAAAACAATGTTGGAGTAAACCCGAATCTG ATGAGGGGCAGCAATCAAAGGGGTATGTCACATTTTCATTGACCGATGGTCCTGAATACCATGTCTCACAG ATTGCTGATGCAGTAGTTGTGGCTAGATATCTAGGTGCGACTCTTGTTGTCCCAGATATCAGAGGGAAAGAGCTGGGAGATAAGTG GAGCTTTGAGGATATCTATGACATCGATAAGTTCATTGGAAGCCTTGATGGAGTTGTGAAAGTAGTTAAACAGTTGCCATCTGAAATATCTCCAAAGAAGATCTCAGCTGTCAAAGTGCCAAATCGAGTTACAGAAGATTACATTTTGGAACATGTTGagaagatttttaaaaaaagtggcAGCATAAGACTCGCAACTTACTTCCCTTCAGTAAATATGAAAAAGTCAACCACATCAAGTGATGGTGATTCCGTTCCATGTTTGGCAATGTTTGGAACATTGGAGTTGCAGCCAGAAATAAGTGAGGTGATTGAATCCATGACTGAGCGGCTAAAAACTTTGAGTCGGAAGTCCAACGGTCAGTTCATAGCGGTCGATTTGAGGATTGAAATGTTGggagaaaatggatgtcaagagaCATCTGGAGGTAAAGGCTGTTACACTGCACAAGATATAGCTTTATTTTTGAAGAAGATTGGTTTCGACAAGGATGCTACCATATACTTGACTCAACCGAGATGGGAAAACAGTCTTGATGATCTCAAGGATTTATTTCCAAAAACTTACACAAAG GAAAGCATAATGCCTGCAGATAAGAAGGCAAAGTTTTTTAATTCAAAGAGTTCTGAATACGAGAAAGTAATTGACTTCTACTTATGTAGCCAAAGCGATATATTCGTACCAGCAATCTCTGGCCTCTTCTATTCCAATGTTGCAGGCAAGAGGATTGCTTTGGGCAAGAATCAAATATTGGTTCCAGCTACCATTAGAGAATCTACTGCTTCCGCTTCCAATTTCATCTCCTCTTACATCACAAAGAAGAATCACTTGGCATACTCATGCTTTTGCTAG